The Kordia sp. SMS9 DNA window CTGAGATTCTTGTATTTTTAGACGGCGATTATTCGGATTATCCTGAAGAATTGACTAAAATTGTGGCGCCAATTGTAGAGCAAGATATTGATTTTGTGGTGGGTGCGCGTGTAAAATCGCTTCGTGAACAAGGTTCTATGACACCGCAACAAGTATTTGGAAATTGGTTGGCTACGTTTTTGATGAAACTATTTTTTAGAGCGAAATTTACCGATTTAGGTCCTTTTAGAGCTATTAAATATGATCAGTTGCTACAATTGAATATGGAAGACAAAACCTATGGTTGGACCGTGGAAATGCAGCTCAAAGCGTTGAAGCAAAAACTCTCATACGTAGAAGTTCCTGTAAAATATAAAAAGAGAATTGGTGTCTCAAAAGTTTCAGGAACCGTAAAAGGTACTATATTTGCTGGCATAAAAATTTTAGGTTGGATTTTTAAATATAGTTTTAAATAGATGGTATTTGATGCAGAATTTTTCAAACTAGCACTGTCGTTTGTCGTTATGGCAATCTACGCAATTGCGCTAATTTTGATTTTATTGTACAGCTTGGCTCAGTTAAACTTATTGATCAATTATTTGCGATCAAAAAAGGAAGACGACAACGCGCCACGCTTCGATTTGAACAATCCTGATGAAGTTCCGTATGTAACGATTCAGCTTCCTGTGTACAACGAGTTGTATGTGATGGAGCGTTTGCTTGATAATATTGCACTGATTGACTATCCGAAAGACAAACTTGAAATTCAGGTACTAGACGATTCTACAGACGAATCTGTCATTTCTACCGCAGAAAAAATCAAGGAAATACAACAACTCGGAATCGACATTTCACATATTCGCCGTGAAAATCGTTCTGGTTTTAAAGCTGGTGCATTGAAAGAAGGTTTGGTAGATGCCAAAGGAGAATTTATCGCAATTTTTGATGCAGATTTCCTTCCTAAGAAAGACTGGCTGAAACAAACAATTCCGTTCTTTAAAGATGAAAAAATTGGCGTGGTACAAACACGTTGGGGACATTTGAACCGCGATTATTCTCTTTTAACAAAGATTCAAGCATTCGCGCTCGACGCACATTTTACGTTGGAACAAGTAGGAAGAAACTCCAAAGGACATTTTATCAATTTCAACGGAACTGCCGGAATTTGGCGAAAAACCTGCATTATTGATGCTGGAAATTGGGAAGGCGATACCTTGACGGAAGATTTAGATTTGAGTTACCGCGCACAATTGAAAAACTGGAAATTCAAATATTTGGAAGATGTAGAAACACCTGCCGAATTGCCTGTGGTGATTAGTGCCGCACGTTCGCAACAATTCCGCTGGAATAAAGGTGGCGCAGAGAATTTTCAAAAAATGGTGAAGCGTGTTATTCGATCTAAAAATATATCGTTCAAAACCAAAGTTCACGGTATTTTACATTTACTAAATAGCACGATGTTTTTAAACGTATTGATCGTTGGCGTACTCAGTATTCCGATGTTGTACATTAAAAATACCTACGGCCATTTGGAAATTTATTTTACCATTTCTAGCTTTTTCATCATCAGCACGATTATCTTTTTTATCTGCTTTTGGTTTCCATTTAAGCGTGTACAAGGTGGCGGATTTTTAAAATTTATCGAATACATTCAGATGTTTTTCACCTTCTTTTCCGTGGCGATGGGATTCTCGGTACACAATTCTGTAGCTGTGATGGAAGGACACATGGGAAAACGAAGTGAATTTGTGCGCACGCCAAAATTCAATATTAAAAGCTTGAAAGATTCGTGGAAAAACAACAAATACATTCGCAAAAAAATATCTGCAAATACGATTATTGAAGCCCTGTTGATGATTTATTTCTTGTTTGGAATGTACAGCGCATATCCGTTAAATGATTTTGGATTGTTTCCGTTTCACTTGATGTTATTTTTAGGATTTGCCTTTGTCTTTTTTAACTCCATTCGTTCCAAAGTGTGATCGCTTCCGCAGCGAAATATCGTAGTTTTTCGGTTGTTTTCGTGCTGCTTAGCACGTTTGTGTATTACTACATTGGTTATCCGTTAGTACGAACGGACGTTGCTTTATTAATTTCATTGTACGGAATTGCTTTTGCTTGTTTTTTTGGATTGATTCGACTCGAAAAGACACATTTTTTTACCCTTGCGGGAATTGCCATTGCTTTCCGATTGGTATTCGCAGGAAGCATTCCGAATTTATCACAAGATTTTTACC harbors:
- a CDS encoding glycosyltransferase family 2 protein, translating into MNITVIIPAYNEEDSIANVIQEIPEIVTEVIVVSNNSTDHTEANAAAAGATVLKEPKKGYGYACLKGMEYIANQEKKPEILVFLDGDYSDYPEELTKIVAPIVEQDIDFVVGARVKSLREQGSMTPQQVFGNWLATFLMKLFFRAKFTDLGPFRAIKYDQLLQLNMEDKTYGWTVEMQLKALKQKLSYVEVPVKYKKRIGVSKVSGTVKGTIFAGIKILGWIFKYSFK
- a CDS encoding cellulose synthase family protein, which translates into the protein MVFDAEFFKLALSFVVMAIYAIALILILLYSLAQLNLLINYLRSKKEDDNAPRFDLNNPDEVPYVTIQLPVYNELYVMERLLDNIALIDYPKDKLEIQVLDDSTDESVISTAEKIKEIQQLGIDISHIRRENRSGFKAGALKEGLVDAKGEFIAIFDADFLPKKDWLKQTIPFFKDEKIGVVQTRWGHLNRDYSLLTKIQAFALDAHFTLEQVGRNSKGHFINFNGTAGIWRKTCIIDAGNWEGDTLTEDLDLSYRAQLKNWKFKYLEDVETPAELPVVISAARSQQFRWNKGGAENFQKMVKRVIRSKNISFKTKVHGILHLLNSTMFLNVLIVGVLSIPMLYIKNTYGHLEIYFTISSFFIISTIIFFICFWFPFKRVQGGGFLKFIEYIQMFFTFFSVAMGFSVHNSVAVMEGHMGKRSEFVRTPKFNIKSLKDSWKNNKYIRKKISANTIIEALLMIYFLFGMYSAYPLNDFGLFPFHLMLFLGFAFVFFNSIRSKV